Below is a window of Candidatus Binataceae bacterium DNA.
GTGTCGCCCGGCCAGACGCGGGTCGAAAACCTGACCTTGAATTGACGCACGTTTCCGATTCCCGCCCAATCGGTCAGCGCCTTGGACAATAATCCGGCCGTGAACATACCTTGCGCGAAGACCGTGGGAATTCCGGCGGCTTCCACGAAGGTCTGATCATAGTGCAGCGGCACGAAATCACCCGATGCACCGGCATAGCGAACGAAGTCGGGTCGAGTCAGGCCTTCGACCACAAACTTCGGTATTTCGTCCCCGATCTTGAGTGCGTCAAACTTGAGTTTTGCTGCCATTGGTTGCTGCTCCGAATTTGTCGTCGTGAAGTCAGTTCGCTTTAACCGCTTGCCCGGTTTCGACCAGAGTCGAGCGCGACACCGCGACCTTTTCGCCCTTCTGATTCGTGTATTCGGTCTCGGTAACCAGGAACGTCATCTTGCCGCCGCGTCCGCCTTCCTTCTCATAGACATCGGCGACCTTGGTGACGCCGGTAAGGGTATCGCCGACAAAAATCGGGTTGAAGAACTCGAACTCCTGCTCACCGTGCAGGATACGCCGAAGGTCGAAGTTACCCATGCCGGGGCCCGAATCGGCGTCGGTCCAGAATGCGCTGGTCTGCAGAAAGGTGACCGGCAGCGGGATGCCGCCGAGCTCCTTCTTTCCTTTATCCGGATCGAAATACAGAAGGTCAGGATCTTTGATAGCCCGCGCGAATTCGCGCACCTTGCTCCACTCGATGGGCAT
It encodes the following:
- a CDS encoding MaoC/PaaZ C-terminal domain-containing protein, producing the protein MAAKLKFDALKIGDEIPKFVVEGLTRPDFVRYAGASGDFVPLHYDQTFVEAAGIPTVFAQGMFTAGLLSKALTDWAGIGNVRQFKVRFSTRVWPGDTVTCTGKVTNKVEKNGEKLVEGDLVVLNQKGETAIKGSFRAAAS
- a CDS encoding MaoC family dehydratase N-terminal domain-containing protein — encoded protein: MADKSIVGRAGKPFKMPIEWSKVREFARAIKDPDLLYFDPDKGKKELGGIPLPVTFLQTSAFWTDADSGPGMGNFDLRRILHGEQEFEFFNPIFVGDTLTGVTKVADVYEKEGGRGGKMTFLVTETEYTNQKGEKVAVSRSTLVETGQAVKAN